Proteins encoded in a region of the Oncorhynchus keta strain PuntledgeMale-10-30-2019 unplaced genomic scaffold, Oket_V2 Un_contig_204_pilon_pilon, whole genome shotgun sequence genome:
- the LOC118379940 gene encoding mucin-5AC-like has protein sequence MKPVIEASASPKPVSVLHNKPTIKVLPSTPPRRHNRPWSTTPMEPKSVTEPNHATNKPTIYVQPSTEPTRETRPCFSPTVEAKPLIQHNMETRVFAKSSPEPKPANMPTVYVPPSPKPIERETTLSPFIEAKPFPQNNTETRDFTKPAPEPKQANKPTINVQPSTAPTIESRSCFSPTVEARPAAKVMASRSCFSPTRPWLNPSTEAKPLTKHDIEAIVSLKLTPEPKSTNTTSTKPAIERISSPTPTAAVDTVIKLPAVTKVIDSSTPASLPQASASVKAPPTNRGMSSPSQPKTGQTETDTMEDVEVSASGAQGKAARRQETPCTKPTISTASSTVDNVDKVDKPQASTAKPCLANAALNAMKPKSMKTMFSGWSRLKKHMVVEPEEPQFPEPEPESGCRDGAIYSKNTDQAKSSQASSAKVKDHSEKGKEVLKETEAPRAMKMWDAMLFHMFSTKEAIMQQIKASKAPDGSDKKKDQREQTNKTRKVNQQKENEMEVVPSFASRLPLLLYSPRFDARKIKEAAEKPLVKMSAVFQRGLINRKNQDGEGKDFNKTARGFGSSRTTDV, from the coding sequence ATGAAGCCTGTCATAGAAGCTAGCGCCTCCCCAAAACCGGTCTCAGTGCTTCATAACAAACCTACCATAAAAGTCCTACCTTCTACACCGCCACGTAGACATAACAGACCATGGTCAACAACACCTATGGAACCTAAATCTGTTACAGAACCTAACCATGCAACAAATAAGCCTACCATATATGTACAACCTTCAACAGAACCTACTAGAGAAACTAGACCCTGCTTCAGCCCTACTGTTGAAGCTAAACCCCTTATACAGCACAATATGGAAACCAGAGTCTTTGCTAAATCATCCCCAGAGCCTAAACCAGCTAACATGCCGACCGTATATGTACCACCTTCCCCAAAGCCCATAGAAAGAGAAACCACCTTAAGCCCTTTTATTGAAGCTAAACCCTTTCCACAGAATAATACGGAAACTAGAGACTTCACAAAACCTGCACCAGAACCTAAACAAGCTAACAAGCCTACCATAAATGTACAACCTTCAACAGCACCTACTATAGAAAGTAGATCCTGCTTCAGCCCTACTGTTGAAGCTAGACCTGCTGCAAAGGTTATGGCATCAAGAAGTTGCTTTAGTCCCACTAGACCTTGGTTAAACCCTTCTACTGAAGCTAAACCCTTGACGAAGCATGACATTGAAGCTATTGTCTCCCTAAAACTGACACCAGAGCCTAAATCGACTAACACCACTTCCACAAAGCCTGCTATAGAACGTATATCGTCCCCAACCCCAACCGCTGCCGTAGACACTGTGATAAAACTACCTGCCGTTACCAAAGTGATTGACTCTTCCactcctgcctctctgcctcaGGCCTCAGCCTCTGTAAAAGCCCCGCCCACAAACAGAGGAATGTCATCGCCATCTCAGCCAaagactggacagacagagacagacacaatggAAGATGTGGAAGTCAGTGCATCAGGTGCACAGGGGAAAGCAGCCAGACGTCAAGAGACACCCTGTACGAAGCCTACGATATCAACTGCATCTTCGACTGTTGACAATGTAGACAAAGTAGACAAGCCCCAAGCTTCAACCGCTAAACCTTGCCTTGCTAACGCTGCACTGAATGCAATGAAACCTAAAAGTATGAAGACCATGTTCAGTGGCTGGTCGCGCCTCAAAAAACACATGGTCGTTGAACCAGAGGAACCTCAGTTCCCGGAGCCAGAGCCCGAATCTGGCTGCAGGGATGGCGCCATCTACAGTAAGAACACTGACCAGGCCAAATCTAGTCAAGCTTCTTCAGCAAAAGTCAAAGACCACTCTGAGAAGGGCAAAGAAGTGCTGAAGGAGACAGAGGCGCCCAGAGCAATGAAGATGTGGGACGCCATGCTCTTCCACATGTTCTCTACCAAGGAAGCAATAATGCAGCAGATCAAAGCTAGCAAAGCTCCCGACGGTTCCGACAAGAAgaaagaccagagagagcagaccAATAAGACACGGAAAGTCAATCAGCAGAAAGAGAATGAGATGGAGGTCGTCCCATCTTTTGCCAGCCGCTTGCCGCTCCTCCTCTACAGTCCGCGCTTCGATGCCAGAAAGATTAAAGAGGCTGCAGAGAAGCCGCTGGTGAAGATGTCAGCTGTGTTCCAAAGGGGGCTGATTAACCGCAAAAATCAGGACGGGGAAGGGAAGGACTTTAATAAAACCGCCAGGGGATTCGGTTCCTCAAGAACAACTGATGTCTGA